The sequence GTCGGTGTACGCAATCTTGACCCCGCCGAGCGCAACCTGGTGCTCGAGTCCGGTATCCATGTCTATACGATGAAAGACGTGGACCAGCTTGGGATGGCAAGGGTGGCACAGAAAGCGTTGGAACTCGCGGGGGACGGCACGGCGGGCGTGCACGTGTCCTTCGATCTCGACGTGTGCGATCCCGGTATCGCTCCGGGCGTGGGTACGCCGGTCAAGGGCGGACTCAGCTATCGGGAGGGCCACCTGCTCATGGAAACGGTGGCCGACAGCGGGATGCTGCGCGCCCTGGACCTGGTCGAACTCAATCCCATCCTCGACATGGGCAATGCCACTGCTGAACTGGGCGTGGAACTCCTGCTGTCTGCCCTCGGCCGCGGGATACTGTAGTCCGCCTGGTCCGGCTGGTCCGCCTAGCCCGCCTAGCCCGCCTAGCCCGCCTGATCCGGTCAGGCCCGCGTAACCGCACCCGTGGCCGCCGAAGATACAAGCCGGGCATACTTGGTCATGACGCCGTCACCGAAACGGGATGACCGCTCGGTCCAGTCGGAAAGCCGTTCGGCGATTACTTCGTCGGTCAACTCCACGTCCAGGCGGCGGGACGCCACGTCGAAGACCACGGTGTCTCCGTCGCGCAGCGCGGCGATGGGACCGCGCACCGCGGCTTCGGGCGCGACGTGCCCGACCATGAAGCCGTGGGTTGCGCCGGAAAAACGGCCGTCGGTCATCAGGGCCACCGATTCTCCCAGGCCCCGGCCGACGAGAGCGCCGGTGACGGCCAGCATCTCCCGCATGCCCGGTCCGCCCTTCGGTCCCTCGTAGCGGATGACCACCACGTCATTGGGCTGAATCCCCCCGTTCATCACCTCTGCCATGGCGTCCTCTTCGCAGTCGAAGACCCGCGCGGGGCCGCGATGATGAGTCTTCTCATGGCCCGCGACCTTCAGGACGCAGCCTTCGGGGGCCAGGTTGCCCTTGAGGATCACGTAGCCGCCGGTGGGCTTGAGCGGATTCTCGAGATCCCGGACGACCACCTGGCCCGGCGTCTCGGATGCCTCCGCGGCTTCCTCGGCGATGGTCCGGCCCGTTACCGTGATCGCATCCTCGTGGAGCATGCCGCCCTCCAGCATGCGCCTGGCCACAAGCCGGTTGCCGCCCGCCGCGAACAGGTCGTTGGCTACGAAACGACCGCCCGGTTTCAGATCGGCAAGTAGCGGCGTCTGCTCGCTGATCCGGTCGAAATCCTCGATCTGCAGGTCCACGCCCGACTCCTGCGCGACGGCCAGCAGGTGCAGCACGCTGTTGGTGGACCCCCCGGTGGTGAGCACGGCGGCGATAGCATTCTCAAAGGCCTCCCGGTTCATGATGTCCCTTGGGCAGAGGTTCCTGCGCACCAGTTCCATGACCTGTCGACCGCATTCGCGGCCCACCTCCGGTTTGTCCGGGTGGGTGGCGGGTACGCTTGCGCTGCCGATGGGCGAGATCCCCAGCATTTCGAAGGCGATGGCCATGGTATTGGCCGTGAACTGGCCACCGCAGGCGCCGGCGCCCGGACAGGCATGATCCTCCATGTCCTTGAGCTCCAGGTCGGTCATCCTGCCCGAAGCGTGGGCGCCCACCGCTTCGAACACGTCCTGGATGGTGACGTCGTGCTGCTGGAAGCTGCCCGGCATGATCGAACCGCCGTAGAGCATAAGAGACGGCACGTTTACCCGGCCGAGGGCCATGACCGTGCCCGGGATCGTCTTGTCGCAACCGGACAGGGCGATCAGGCCGTCGAACATGTTCCCGATTGTGACCAATTCGATGGAATCGGCGATCACCTCGCGGCTGACCAACGAAGCCTTCATGCCCTGGCTGCCCATGGTGATCCCATCGGAGATGGAGACAGTGTTGAATTCCATGGGTGTGCCTCCGGCCTCCCGGACGCCCTCTTTCACATACTCGGCCAGATCGCGCAGATGGTAGGTGCAGGGACCGATTTCGATCCAGGTGTTGGCGATCCCGATGATCGGCCGGGCCAGGTCCGCGTCGGTGAACCCCGAGGCCTTGAGCATAGCCCGTGCCGGGGCGCGAGAGGGACCGTCGGTGATCGTCCTGCTGTGTCTTTTTCCAACGTCTGCCATGTTTCCGTCTCCATTCTGCGAGAAAAGTTTTACTGCAAGGTGAGGATGAAGGCCGTCAACCGGTCCACCTGATCTTCCGTCAAATGATCGTAGTCGGGCATCAGTCCCGTGAAGTGATCGAACCGGGGATTCCGCAGATGCTCTGCGAACCAGGCCTTGATCCGCTCTTCGTCCTGAGCGCCCAGCACGTGCTCGTACCGTGATGCGAAAAAGGCGTGCACATCCGGTCTGGCTACCCGAAGCGAATCCAGATGTTTCTGGTAAACCGTGTCGGTCAACCGTGCGGAAAGCCGGGGGATCAGCCCGGCCAGATCGGGTCCCCGGGATATGCCTCCACCGATAGCGTGGCAGGAAGCGCAGCCCTGCAGCCGAAAGAGTCTTCTGCCGTGTTCGACCGGCGTGCGGGGTTCGCCCGATCCGTCCGATCCGTACATGAACACCACGGCGACCGCCATCAGGACCGCACCGACACCGAAGAGGATCACCAGGACGCTGAAACGCATCGATCTCCTTCCGGGACCGTTTCTAGCCGTGTACTTCCACCCCGGACATGCGTTCCAGGGACTTCACCAGGGCCTGCGTGCCCTCGTCGCCCTCGCCCGCGGCCTCGACAGCATTGAACAGCTGGTGGGCCAGGCTCGCACCGGGCAGTCCCAGTCCGAGTTCCGAGGCCGCGCCCAGCACGAGCCGCAGGTCCTTCTGCTGCAGTTTCACCATGAATCCCGGATCGAAGTCCCGCTTGATGATGCGTGGCGCCAGGTTGGACAGCTGCCAGGAACCCGCGGCGCCCCCGCTGATCGCGGCGAGCATCTTCTCCATGTCCAGGCCGGCTCTGGCCGCCAGGATGAGCGCTTCCGCCATGGCGAGGTTCGCTACGCTGACCGCTACCTGGTTGCACAGCTTGGTCATCTGTCCCGCACCGTGATCGCCGATCAGGTTGATGCTCTTGCCCATGGCTTCGAAAACCGGCAGACACCGGTCGAAGACTTCCTGCCTGCCACCCACCATGATGGAAAGGGTCCCCGCGATCGCCCCGGTGTCGCCGCCGCTGACCGGCGCATCGAGCATGTCGGCGCCCTTCTCCTCGAGCGCCGCGGCCATGGTCTGCGTGGCCGAGGGGGAGATGGTGCTCATGTCGATGACGACCGAACCGGGACTGATGCCCTCGATGATCCCGCCTTCACCCAGAATGACCTTCTCGACATCCGGCGTGTCGGTCACGATGGTGATGATCACGTCCGACTTGACGGCCGTATCCCTGGGACTTTCGCTCCATACGGCACCTTCCGACACGAGCTTTTCCGCACGAGATTTCGTCCGGGTGTGCATGGTGCAGGCATAGCCCGCCTTCATGAGGTTGCGACACATCGGCTCTCCCATGATGCCGAGGCCGATAAAACCGATTCGTTCCGCCATGGTGGAGATTCCTTATGGGTTTGCGGATGGAAGTGTATTTGGATTAGCGAACACAGTATACCCGTCCTGCCAATACCCGACCTGCCCGGGTGGACCGGGCAGCCCGGGCGAACCGGCCGGTTCAGCCGTCGCCTGCTTTTCCGGAAAACCCGCGAGCCGGGCGACTTGCCTGCAAGAAGCCGCGAGACCAGGATGCCGCGAGACCAGGAAGCCGCGAGACCAATAAGCTGCGCGACCCGCCCGTCGTCAACCGGCGGCCGGCGCGAAGCCGCAGAAGGCTTCGTAATCGATTAACTCGGTTATCGTGGGATTCTCGCCGCAAAGGGGACAGGACGGATCCTTCTGGACATTGAAGGTCTGGAAGGTCATGTCCAGCGCGTCGTACATCAGGATCCGGCCGATGAGCGGATCGCCCTGGTCGAGTATGAGCTTGAGGGTCTCGGTGGCCTGAATGAGTCCTACTGTCCCGGGAAGGACGCCGAGTACGCCGGCTTCGTCGCAGCTGGGCACGGCGCCGGGCGGTGGCGGTTCGGGATATAGACAGCGGTAACAGGGTCCCCTATCCGGATGAAACACCGTGGCGTAACCGTCGAACTGGTAGATACTGCCGTGGACGTTCGGCTTGCCGGCCAGCACGCAGGCGTCGTTCACCAGGTACCGCGTCGGGAAATTATCGCAGCCGTCGACGATGATGTCGTAATCCTTGATGATCTCCATGATGTTGTCGGCCATGAGGCGGGTTTCATGGAGGATCACGTTGCAGTCGGGGTTCAGGTCGTTGATCGTCTCCTGGGCGGACACCACCTTGGGACGTCCGATGTCGGACGTGCCGTGGATGATCTGACGCTGCAGGTTCGTCACGTCCACCACGTCGAAGTCGACGAGCCCTATGGTGCCCACACCGGCGGCCGCAAGGTAGTAGGCCGACGGGGATCCCAGTCCGCCCGACCCCACCAGCAACACCCTGGCGTCGAGGATCTTCACCTGGCCTTTCTCCCCGATCTCGGGCACGATCAGGTGCCGGGAATACCGGAGACGTTCTTCCGTGCTCAAGGCCCGTTCCTGGACCGTGGGAAAGCCCGCGGCGCTCCATCCCGTGTAGCCCTCCCGCATGGAGATAACGTTGGTGTATCCCATGGCTTCCAGCGATTGCGCCGCCAGCGCCGAGCGGTTGCCGCCCGCGCAGTACAGCACGATTTCCCGGTTCCGGTCGCTCTCGGTGTTTTCGATCCTGAGTTCCAGAAATCCCCTCGGAATATGGGTCGCTCCGACGATGACGCCCTGGTCGACCTCGTCCTGCTCGCGCACGTCGATCAGGACTAGGTCGGCGTTCCGGTCCAGCTTTTCCTTGAGTTCTTCCATGGACATCTCATTCACTTCGCCCTTGACCTGGGCGAGGAGTTCCTGAGATGACATCCGCTGACTCATAGTGATCTCCTGCTATCCGCCGATGGAGGACATGGTCCGTTCCGGCTGGACGAAATCGGGTTCGTTGATGTGATGCCCCGGTTCCTTGTTCCGCACGGCCTCGATCACCGTCTCGGCGATCTCCGCATCCGAGGCGCCGCCCCGCAACAGGGCCTTGATATCGGTTTCGTTGATGGAGAACAGGCAGGTCCTGAGCTTGCCGTCCGCCGTGATGCGTATGCGGTTGCAACTGCCGCAGAAGGGTTCGCTGACCGAAGCGATGAGTCCGATCTCGCCCTGGCCGTCCCGGAACCGGAACAGGTCGGCCGGCTCCCGCTGGTCGGGCCGCTTCACGGCATCCAGGGGCCAATGCGCGCCGATCCGTTCGATGATCTCGGCGCCGTCCAGCACTTGGTCGCGCGTCCAGGAACGGTCCGCGTCCAGCGGCATGAACTCGATGAAACGCACCTGGTACGGTCCCGTACGCGCCAGTTTCGCAAAGTCCAGCAGTTCATCTTCGGTGTATCCCTTCATGGCGACCACGTTGATCTTGATCGGCAGCTGGAAATGCCGGGTCGCCTCCTCCAGCCCGTCGAGTACCTTGTGCAGGACGTCGCGACGGGTCATTTCCTTGAACTTCTCCTCGTCCAGCGTGTCCAGGCTGACGTTGATCCTGGGGAGTCCCGCCTCGCGCAGATCACGGGACATCTTCTTGAGCAGGAAGCCATTGGTTGTCATGGCCATGTCCCGGACGCCGGGTATATCCGCGAGCATGCGCACCAGTACCGGCAGGTCCTTGCGAACGGT comes from Gemmatimonadota bacterium and encodes:
- the ilvD gene encoding dihydroxy-acid dehydratase: MADVGKRHSRTITDGPSRAPARAMLKASGFTDADLARPIIGIANTWIEIGPCTYHLRDLAEYVKEGVREAGGTPMEFNTVSISDGITMGSQGMKASLVSREVIADSIELVTIGNMFDGLIALSGCDKTIPGTVMALGRVNVPSLMLYGGSIMPGSFQQHDVTIQDVFEAVGAHASGRMTDLELKDMEDHACPGAGACGGQFTANTMAIAFEMLGISPIGSASVPATHPDKPEVGRECGRQVMELVRRNLCPRDIMNREAFENAIAAVLTTGGSTNSVLHLLAVAQESGVDLQIEDFDRISEQTPLLADLKPGGRFVANDLFAAGGNRLVARRMLEGGMLHEDAITVTGRTIAEEAAEASETPGQVVVRDLENPLKPTGGYVILKGNLAPEGCVLKVAGHEKTHHRGPARVFDCEEDAMAEVMNGGIQPNDVVVIRYEGPKGGPGMREMLAVTGALVGRGLGESVALMTDGRFSGATHGFMVGHVAPEAAVRGPIAALRDGDTVVFDVASRRLDVELTDEVIAERLSDWTERSSRFGDGVMTKYARLVSSAATGAVTRA
- a CDS encoding cytochrome c: MRFSVLVILFGVGAVLMAVAVVFMYGSDGSGEPRTPVEHGRRLFRLQGCASCHAIGGGISRGPDLAGLIPRLSARLTDTVYQKHLDSLRVARPDVHAFFASRYEHVLGAQDEERIKAWFAEHLRNPRFDHFTGLMPDYDHLTEDQVDRLTAFILTLQ
- a CDS encoding NAD(P)-binding domain-containing protein, which translates into the protein MAERIGFIGLGIMGEPMCRNLMKAGYACTMHTRTKSRAEKLVSEGAVWSESPRDTAVKSDVIITIVTDTPDVEKVILGEGGIIEGISPGSVVIDMSTISPSATQTMAAALEEKGADMLDAPVSGGDTGAIAGTLSIMVGGRQEVFDRCLPVFEAMGKSINLIGDHGAGQMTKLCNQVAVSVANLAMAEALILAARAGLDMEKMLAAISGGAAGSWQLSNLAPRIIKRDFDPGFMVKLQQKDLRLVLGAASELGLGLPGASLAHQLFNAVEAAGEGDEGTQALVKSLERMSGVEVHG
- the moeB gene encoding molybdopterin-synthase adenylyltransferase MoeB produces the protein MSQRMSSQELLAQVKGEVNEMSMEELKEKLDRNADLVLIDVREQDEVDQGVIVGATHIPRGFLELRIENTESDRNREIVLYCAGGNRSALAAQSLEAMGYTNVISMREGYTGWSAAGFPTVQERALSTEERLRYSRHLIVPEIGEKGQVKILDARVLLVGSGGLGSPSAYYLAAAGVGTIGLVDFDVVDVTNLQRQIIHGTSDIGRPKVVSAQETINDLNPDCNVILHETRLMADNIMEIIKDYDIIVDGCDNFPTRYLVNDACVLAGKPNVHGSIYQFDGYATVFHPDRGPCYRCLYPEPPPPGAVPSCDEAGVLGVLPGTVGLIQATETLKLILDQGDPLIGRILMYDALDMTFQTFNVQKDPSCPLCGENPTITELIDYEAFCGFAPAAG
- the moaA gene encoding GTP 3',8-cyclase MoaA — translated: MSYQLTDSFGRTINNLRVSVTDQCNFRCIYCMPEVGMIFQPREEILTFEEITRFVGIVTGLGISKLRLTGGEPTVRKDLPVLVRMLADIPGVRDMAMTTNGFLLKKMSRDLREAGLPRINVSLDTLDEEKFKEMTRRDVLHKVLDGLEEATRHFQLPIKINVVAMKGYTEDELLDFAKLARTGPYQVRFIEFMPLDADRSWTRDQVLDGAEIIERIGAHWPLDAVKRPDQREPADLFRFRDGQGEIGLIASVSEPFCGSCNRIRITADGKLRTCLFSINETDIKALLRGGASDAEIAETVIEAVRNKEPGHHINEPDFVQPERTMSSIGG